From a region of the Streptomyces venezuelae genome:
- a CDS encoding serine hydrolase domain-containing protein produces the protein MDELAEDLELLPATRRALRHRIAVAQSEGRAPSVVAAVLRGGEVVWEGSRTSVEGHGPDGDVQYRIGSITKTFTAVLVMRLRDEGLISLADPLEKHLPGTGAGQVTIAQLLSHTGGLAAETPGEWWERTPGEQRPELGDVLGEEPFKLAPGTRHHYSNPGYTLLGSLVEAVRGRPWEEALTAEVLEPLGLERTSGEPQAPHAGGWAVHPWADVMMPEPLEDLGLMAAAGRLWSTTRDLARFADFLLRGDERVLSAESVREMRTAASPPEPGLAELGYGLGMQLTAVGGRKLAGHSGSLPGFVAGLWLSEADDVAAVVLANCTSGLPASTVAAELVGIVADAEPRFPRPWRPFLESDHVPLDLCGPWYWGTSAQVVRLTADGLLELGPAGGSGRTARFRAEPDGSWTGLFGYYAGETLRAVRRADGSVSHLDLASFVFTREPYDTDAPVPGGVDPQGWRGIG, from the coding sequence ATGGATGAGCTTGCTGAGGACCTGGAACTTCTCCCTGCCACCCGGCGCGCCCTGAGGCACCGGATCGCCGTCGCGCAGAGCGAAGGGCGTGCGCCGTCCGTGGTGGCCGCCGTCCTGCGGGGTGGGGAGGTCGTCTGGGAAGGCTCCCGGACCTCGGTCGAGGGCCACGGTCCGGACGGTGACGTGCAGTACCGGATCGGCTCGATCACCAAGACGTTCACGGCGGTTCTCGTGATGCGGCTGCGGGACGAGGGCCTGATCTCCCTCGCCGACCCCCTGGAGAAGCACCTGCCGGGGACCGGGGCCGGTCAGGTGACCATCGCCCAACTGCTCTCCCACACCGGCGGGCTGGCGGCGGAGACGCCCGGCGAGTGGTGGGAGCGCACCCCCGGCGAACAGCGGCCCGAGCTCGGCGACGTGCTGGGGGAGGAGCCCTTCAAGCTGGCCCCGGGAACCCGGCACCACTACTCCAACCCCGGCTACACCCTGCTGGGTTCGCTGGTGGAGGCGGTGCGCGGAAGGCCCTGGGAAGAGGCACTGACGGCCGAGGTGCTGGAGCCGCTGGGGCTGGAACGCACGAGCGGAGAGCCGCAGGCGCCGCACGCGGGCGGCTGGGCGGTGCATCCCTGGGCGGACGTGATGATGCCCGAACCGCTGGAGGATCTGGGGCTGATGGCCGCGGCCGGCCGGCTGTGGTCCACGACCCGGGACCTGGCACGGTTCGCCGACTTCCTGCTGCGCGGTGACGAGCGCGTCCTGAGCGCCGAGTCCGTACGGGAGATGCGTACGGCGGCCTCGCCCCCGGAGCCCGGTCTCGCCGAGCTGGGATACGGGCTGGGCATGCAGCTGACGGCCGTCGGCGGGCGCAAGCTCGCGGGGCACAGCGGTTCGCTGCCCGGCTTCGTCGCGGGGCTGTGGCTGAGCGAGGCGGACGACGTGGCTGCGGTGGTGCTGGCGAACTGCACCTCGGGACTCCCGGCTTCGACGGTGGCCGCGGAGCTCGTGGGGATCGTGGCGGACGCCGAACCGCGCTTCCCACGGCCGTGGAGGCCGTTCCTGGAGTCGGACCACGTGCCGCTCGACCTGTGCGGCCCCTGGTACTGGGGGACTTCGGCCCAGGTGGTGCGCCTGACCGCGGACGGTCTGCTGGAACTGGGGCCAGCGGGCGGCAGCGGACGCACGGCCCGTTTCCGTGCCGAGCCGGACGGCAGCTGGACCGGCCTCTTCGGCTACTACGCCGGTGAGACGCTGCGGGCGGTGCGCCGTGCGGACGGCTCGGTGAGCCATCTCGACCTGGCGTCCTTCGTGTTCACCCGGGAGCCCTACGACACTGACGCCCCGGTGCCCGGCGGAGTGGACCCGCAGGGCTGGCGGGGCATCGGCTGA
- a CDS encoding GNAT family N-acetyltransferase translates to MTDTSELTIRPATEADVPAIVAMLADDPLGATRESPDDLAPYLAALKRLAEDPNQHLVVAVRGDRVVGTLQLTIVPGLSRKGATRSIIEGVRVHADERGGGLGTQFIEWAVETSRAENCTLVQLTSDATRTDAHRFYERLGFTASHVGFKLQL, encoded by the coding sequence ATGACCGACACTTCCGAGCTGACGATCCGGCCGGCCACCGAGGCCGACGTGCCCGCCATCGTCGCCATGCTGGCCGATGACCCACTCGGTGCCACCCGCGAGTCCCCGGACGACCTCGCCCCGTACCTCGCAGCCCTGAAGCGCCTCGCCGAGGACCCGAACCAGCACCTGGTCGTCGCCGTCCGCGGCGACCGTGTCGTGGGAACCCTCCAGCTGACGATCGTCCCAGGACTCTCCCGCAAGGGCGCCACCCGTTCCATCATCGAGGGCGTCCGCGTACACGCCGACGAACGCGGTGGCGGCCTGGGCACCCAGTTCATCGAATGGGCCGTCGAGACGTCCCGCGCCGAGAACTGCACGCTGGTGCAGCTGACTTCGGACGCCACCCGGACCGATGCCCACCGCTTCTACGAACGGCTCGGGTTCACCGCTTCGCACGTCGGGTTCAAGCTCCAGCTCTGA
- a CDS encoding winged helix DNA-binding domain-containing protein, whose translation MSLPLVTTAERRHRLGRRHRLAPSARAATVTETADSVVALHATDAATVFLSARARLAAGGPEVIERALYEEVGLVRLLSMRNTLFAVSAELAPHVDASTARAIAVKERRSLLKHLDEDGQGLDAAWLARAETATLDALDVHGPSTGSQLSAAVPALRQKITISRGKKYETEQGIATRVIRVLAADGRIRRDRPRGSWTSSQYRWVHTDPWPAVPAADARTEIARRWLHAYGPATEADLKWWTGWTLTDVRKALAAVGPDQVRLEDGSTALVGPGDTGPEPAPEPWAALLPALDPSGMGWADRGFHLDPAHRSALFDYAGNIGPTVWWNGEIVGGWAQRSEGEIVWRLLGSPGPAAEQAITTEAARLAAWVGEARVTPRFRTPLERELVA comes from the coding sequence ATGAGCCTCCCTCTCGTCACCACCGCCGAGCGACGCCACCGGCTCGGCCGGCGCCATCGTCTGGCTCCGTCTGCCCGCGCCGCGACCGTCACCGAGACCGCCGACTCCGTTGTCGCCCTGCATGCCACCGACGCCGCGACCGTCTTCCTCTCGGCCCGGGCCCGCCTCGCCGCCGGCGGCCCCGAGGTGATCGAGCGGGCGCTCTACGAGGAGGTCGGCCTCGTGCGTCTGCTCAGTATGCGCAACACGCTCTTCGCGGTCTCCGCTGAACTCGCTCCGCACGTCGACGCCTCCACGGCCCGCGCGATCGCCGTGAAGGAGCGCCGCAGCCTCCTCAAGCACCTCGACGAGGACGGGCAGGGCCTCGACGCCGCATGGCTCGCCCGGGCGGAGACCGCCACGCTCGACGCCCTCGACGTACACGGCCCTTCCACCGGCAGCCAGCTGTCCGCGGCCGTACCCGCACTGCGCCAGAAGATCACCATCAGCCGCGGCAAGAAGTACGAGACCGAGCAGGGGATCGCCACCCGGGTCATCCGGGTGCTCGCCGCCGACGGCCGGATCCGCCGCGACCGACCCCGCGGTTCATGGACCTCCAGCCAGTACCGCTGGGTCCACACCGACCCCTGGCCCGCCGTGCCCGCCGCCGACGCCCGTACCGAGATCGCCCGCCGTTGGCTGCATGCGTACGGTCCCGCGACCGAGGCCGACCTCAAGTGGTGGACCGGCTGGACCCTCACGGACGTCCGTAAGGCCCTCGCCGCCGTGGGCCCGGACCAGGTCCGCCTCGAAGACGGGAGCACCGCCCTGGTCGGCCCCGGAGACACCGGACCCGAACCGGCGCCGGAGCCCTGGGCGGCGCTGCTGCCCGCCCTGGACCCCTCCGGCATGGGCTGGGCCGACCGCGGCTTCCACCTCGACCCCGCCCACCGCAGTGCCCTGTTCGACTACGCCGGCAACATCGGCCCCACCGTGTGGTGGAACGGCGAGATCGTCGGCGGCTGGGCGCAGCGCTCCGAGGGGGAGATCGTCTGGCGGCTGCTGGGCAGTCCCGGCCCAGCAGCCGAGCAGGCGATCACCACCGAGGCCGCGCGGCTCGCCGCATGGGTGGGAGAAGCCCGTGTCACCCCGCGCTTCCGTACCCCGCTGGAACGTGAACTCGTCGCCTGA